The window ACATTTTGGTGAAGATTGTCTGCAGTTCATGACATCAAGTGGTGTGAAGCTTGTTTATATAACGAACTAGACCTCCCCAGTCAGAAGTCATTCAGGAAGTTAGGAATATAAATCATGCAAAGGCTCAAGGGGCCTAGGAATAAATAAGGTGGATATAGTACAGTATGTCCCACATTGTCGTTTGTATTTAATGTCATAAATAGTTTATACTGGACGTTTTGTCTGTAgtatatatgtctataaaagatAAATAAGATTGCATAAATTCTGCATTGGGTCTGATCCAAGGAACTGGTAGATTTCCGAGGTTCCTGAAGTAATCTCTTAGCACCGCCCTCATACTGATATCCAATCAAAATCTACCAACTCCTCGAGTGATGATTGGTTTCACGGATCACTCTTAGGCATATTCACGACGGTAAATACGCTCTTTTTTAGCTTCTCGCAAATACTGTAGCACAATAATTACGTACCAGTAAGCGACTGTACTGAGAAAAGAACGCACATCATAAACGAAGCGTAGTCAAGTCAAACTCGAAATCTCCTGCACTGAGCATTTCAAGATGGTTTTAGAAACGATTTCGAGGATAATAAAAGTTCAGCTTCCAGCATACCTGAAGAAGCTTCCTCTCCCGGAGACGATCGGTGGATTTGTAAGGTTAACAGGTAAATAAACAATAGCTGTAATACAGTGTTGTTCTGGATGTCCTGCTGGATGACTTTTTGACTTTATGGGGGCAATTTTTTAGCTCCACGCGCCAAACCTTCACTTGCACCTACGGATACAAACAAGTCCAACGAGTCGGTAACTGTAAATTGGAATGTCAGTAAACAAGCTGACCAAATATTGCACGACTCaagtcattattattaccaaccTGGAGCACCGTGAATGAATTAAAACCCTAAGCCAGCTAGCCAAAGCCCCTCCAGCATTTTAGTTGATATtctaaaatatgtttgttttgttttttcagaccCACTAATGTATTGGTCAAGCCCACCATAaatttgagagagagaaaattgaCTTGAGTTATTGCTTCATGGTCAAGCACAGTAGCCTGCATAAGCTGGGAATCATGCCTCATTGTGTCTTGGCTACTGTAGCGTATATTAGGTTACTGGACAAATCCAAACTAAAATGGGTTACAGAATCAaccaatttaaaatgttatagtttgaactatttatgttgaaagaaaaacaagtgtTCTCTCATGTGCCATCTGCCCTTTCTATCAATTGTGTCCATCCCTGTGTCCGTAGTGTCCGAATGGCTGCGGTTGCTGCCACTACTGGGCATCTTGGCTCTGCTGGGCTACATGACCATTCGGCCCTTCTTtcccaagaagaagaaacagagaGACTGTCTGATCAACCTAAAGATCCAGAAGGAGAACCCCAAAGTGGTCAACGAGATAGACATTGAGGACCTTAACAGGGCAAATGTGTGCTACTGTCGCTGTTGGCGCTCCAAAACTGTAAGTCAATTTCTCTTCTTCTGAGTTTGCTTTTTACCCATAGTAAGAAATTGAGAATGTTCCCCAGGTCTCTGATGAGggtaagcagtatagaaaatcaCTGGATAAAGAGATGGCTGAGAGTCATCATGTTTTATGTATCCTCTACAGTGTATGTATTCAGGTTTTAAATGTCCTCGGCTAGGAGGCTTGGGCAGCTCAACTGGCTAATAACATGAATCCATTTCCTCTTTTcagtttcctgtttgcgacaaGTCACACTTAAAGCACAACGAGCTGACTGGAGACAACGTGGGACCACTCATACTCAAGAAGAAGTTCCTATAATAGATCACCTGCTGGGAGATTCCCCTCTCCCTcagtatttacatttatttacagtctgtaatcattttttatttgcacTTGCAGGTGAGAAGTGTAGTGTCATGCAGTCATCAACTGAAGTAGTCCTGATGTGTTGACAAAGGAATGGTTAGCCTTTTCTGTGGTTTGAACAGGCCGATTTACATATTTGTAAATTTGATTTTAGTCTTTCTGAGAGCCTTCATAAATCATTGACATTACTTTGTGTGTAATGTGGCCTTTAATTAGTATAAATCTCCCAGGGTAACAATTTTCCTCTATTAGACAtgaagtaaaacccttgttaaGTTATTGTGACAACCGGGCCTTCATACGTTGTGTTTATCTGCCTTACAATTTGAAATACTCATGCCCAAGCTAATACTTGTAAAGGGAGACTCCTAGCAACCAGTCTGATGCGCCCGGTAATTTTACTCAATCATTTCAAACCATTGCACAGGCGAGCTGTATCAGCATTGCTGTAGAATTTTACAAAGCCTGATTGAGGTTTATGTGAGTGACCCAAGGattgttttcagcctgtttcGTTGTATGCACTGTACCATAACAATGACTGTAAATACTTTACTTCCTTCTGGAGTGATTCCTAATACCTACCAATATTTTTGGATAAATGTTTATATAGCCACAGTTGTAGTTTCATGTTTTCCAGAGCACAA of the Vanacampus margaritifer isolate UIUO_Vmar chromosome 7, RoL_Vmar_1.0, whole genome shotgun sequence genome contains:
- the cisd2 gene encoding CDGSH iron-sulfur domain-containing protein 2, encoding MVLETISRIIKVQLPAYLKKLPLPETIGGFVRLTVSEWLRLLPLLGILALLGYMTIRPFFPKKKKQRDCLINLKIQKENPKVVNEIDIEDLNRANVCYCRCWRSKTFPVCDKSHLKHNELTGDNVGPLILKKKFL